A genomic region of Silurus meridionalis isolate SWU-2019-XX chromosome 7, ASM1480568v1, whole genome shotgun sequence contains the following coding sequences:
- the ercc4 gene encoding DNA repair endonuclease XPF → MAGALLEYETEMFLSLFSTDGLLVTAEGLGVDRILLHFMKVYSEEGSLVLLLNTTTPEQEFFTEQLRAEGVSHLPQTITSDVQSSERYHVYTQGGVLFVTSRILVVDFLTDRIPAHLISGILVYRAHKIIESCQEAFILRLYRQKNKTGFIKAFTDKATAFSTGFCQVERVMRNLFVKKLFLWPRFQASMNSVLERHKPDVVELHVHLTPAMKAIQSSILDIMNACLKELKRYNPTLEAEDLSLENTLGSAFEKTIRHYLDPLWHQLGAKTKSLVQDLKILRTLLLYLTQYDCVTFLNLLESLRSSQKNFGSNSGWLFLDSSTTMFVNARSRVYHIPEAKKKLKVGVVEEKPNLPLKKELVLEKNPKWEALTEVLQEIEKELSSSEHEAGRVLICASDDRTCAQLKEYIQKGADSLLFRLYSRTIGKDECVPVPDKTKQGNSRPRKHEGKVTKGKRPQAKNTKLSTKKQRASLTLTQMLGQQNEAELEQMGSSGDEREQDEKQEVKEDVFLNLTSDSYYGVLQEPMTVIHPLKGCSDPYSLTRVLKEVEPMFVVLYDAELSFVRQLEVYKASRPGKPLRVYFLIYGGSTEEQRYLTTLRKEKQAFEHLIREKASMVVPEEREGRADTNLDLDRSQEPASAAADTRKAGGQDGVKKQCRVIVDMREFRSELPSLLHRRGLDIEPVTLEVGDYILTPEICVERKSVSDLIGSLQSGRLYTQCLSMSRFYRRPVLLIEFDPAKSFSLVARSDLRQEISANDITSKLTLLTLHFPRLRLLWCPSPHVTAQLFQELKHGRPEPDAATAQAITAESELVEDSVDLYNPGPYDFLLRMPGVNVKNVRGLIKHAGSLAELLTLSQEKLSEVLGSAGNARQLHEFLHNTMDEASHQKNKQSKS, encoded by the exons ATGGCGGGAGCGCTGCTGGAGTATGAAACGGAAATGTTCCTGAGTCTCTTCAGCACGGATGGGTTACTGGTGACTGCAGAAGGACTCGGTGTTGATCGGATTTTGTTGCACTTTATGAAGGTTTATTCAGAGGAAGGCAGCCTGGTGCTCCTGCTGAACACAACCACACCTGAACAG gAGTTCTTTACAGAGCAGCTGAGAGCTGAAGGAGTGAGCCACCTTCCCCAGACTATTACCAGTGATGTACAGAGCAGTGAGCGCTATCACGTGTACACCCAGGGGGGGGTGCTGTTTGTGACCAGCCGCAtcctggtggtggatttcctcACTGACAGAATTCCTGCTCACCTCATCTCAG GAATCCTCGTCTACCGTGCCCATAAGATCATCGAGTCATGTCAAGAGGCATTCATCTTGAGACTGTACAGGCAAAAGAACAAGACCGGCTTCATTAAAGCTTTTACAGACAAGGCCACTGCTTTTTCTACTGGCTTCTGTCAAGTCGAGCGGGTCATGAGGAATCTCTTTGTAAAGAAACTCTTTCTCTGGCCAAG GTTCCAAGCTTCAATGAACAGTGTACTGGAGAGACACAAGCCTGATGTGGTAGAGCTGCATGTGCATCTCACTCCAGCCATGAAGGCCATCCAGAGCTCCATTTTGGACATCATGAACGCCTGTCTGAAAGAGCTCAAGCGTTACAACCCGACTCTGGAGGCAGAGGACCTCTCGCTGGAGAACACACTGGGCAGTGCTTTTGAGAAA ACCATTCGCCATTACCTCGATCCCTTGTGGCATCAGCTGGGCGCTAAGACCAAATCTCTAGTGCAGGACCTGAAGATCTTGCGAACTCTCCTGCTCTACCTCACGCAGTACGACTGCGTCACTTTCCTCAACCTGCTGGAGTCGCTACGTTCCAGTCAGAAAAACTTTGGCAGCAATTCAG GATGGCTGTTCCTCGACTCCAGCACTACAATGTTTGTGAACGCCCGTAGCCGTGTGTATCACATTCCTGAGGCAAAAAAGAAACTCAAAGTCGGTGTAGTAGAAGAAAAACCGAACT tgcCTTTAAAAAAAGAGCTTGTGCTTGAAAAGAATCCAAAGTGGGAAGCTCTGACTGAGGTGCTGCAGGAGATTGAGAAGGAACTAAGCAGCTCTGAGCATGAAGCAG GCCGGGTGTTGATATGCGCCAGTGACGATAGAACGTGTGCTCAGCTGAAGGAGTACATCCAAAAAGGTGCTGATTCTCTACTCTTCCGCCTTTACTCACGCACTATTGGTAAAGATGAGTGTGTACCAGTGCCTGACAAAACCAAACAAGGTAACAGCCGGCCCAGGAAACATGAAGGTAAAGTGACCAAAGGCAAGAGACCCCAGGCCAAAAATACCAAACTCAGCACAAAGAAGCAGCGAGCTTCACTGACGCTCACCCAAATGCTCGGGCAGCAAAACGAAGCCGAATTGGAACAGATGGGCAGCAGTGGTGATGAGAGAGAACAAGATGAAAAGCAAGAGGTGAAGGAAGATGTTTTTCTAAACCTTACTTCAGATTCCTACTACGGTGTCCTCCAAGAGCCCATGACGGTCATTCATCCGCTGAAAGGATGCTCGGATCCGTACAGTCTGACGCGCGTGTTAAAAGAGGTCGAGCCCATGTTTGTGGTGCTGTATGATGCTGAACTCAGCTTTGTTCGCCAGCTGGAGGTTTACAAAGCCAGCAGGCCAGGCAAACCTCTCAG AGTGTATTTTCTTATTTACGGTGGTTCCACTGAGGAGCAGAGGTATCTCACCACTCTGCGTAAAGAGAAACAAGCATTCGAACATCTCATAAG agaaaaagccAGTATGGTTGTTccagaagagagagaaggcagAGCAGACACAAACCTGGACCTGGATCGAAGTCAGGAACCTGCAAGCGCTGCAGCTGACACTCGCAAAGCAG GTGGACAGGACGGAGTGAAAAAGCAGTGCCGGGTCATCGTAGACATGCGCGAGTTCCGAAGCGAGCTTCCTTCCCTCCTGCACCGGCGTGGGCTCGACATCGAGCCTGTCACCCTGGAGGTGGGAGACTACATCCTGACTCCTGAAATCTGTGTGGAGCGCAAGAGTGTGAGTGACCTGATTGGTTCGCTGCAGAGCGGTCGTTTGTACACTCAGTGTCTCTCTATGAGCCGCTTCTACCGCCGACCCGTGCTGCTTATCGAATTTGACCCGGCCAAATCGTTCTCACTCGTGGCCCGTAGTGACCTGCGTCAGGAAATCTCAGCCAACGACATCACCTCCAAACTGACCCTCCTGACTCTCCATTTTCCCCGGCTGAGGCTGCTCTGGTGCCCATCACCCCACGTCACTGCACAACTCTTTCAGGAACTTAAGCATGGTCGGCCTGAACCTGATGCTGCGACTGCTCAGGCCATTACAGCAGAATCCGAGCTGGTGGAAGATTCAGTAGACCTGTACAACCCTGGGCCTTACGACTTCCTGCTCCGCATGCCTGGAGTAAACGTTAAAAACGTAAGGGGACTCATTAAACATGCTGGCAGCCTGGCTGAGCTGCTCACTCTGAGCCAGGAAAAGCTGAGTGAGGTTCTGGGCAGTGCAGGTAATGCCAGGCAGCTCCATGAATTCCTACACAATACCATGGACGAGGCTTCACATCAGAAGAACAAACAAAGCAAGTCTTag